The following proteins are co-located in the Barnesiella propionica genome:
- a CDS encoding C69 family dipeptidase has product MKKNLITALAALLLPGVPVFACTGFLAGKQATEDGSTMITYSADSHTLYGSLTTYPAAVYPKGSMLDIYEWDTNKYLGQIEQVEQTYSVVGHMNEHQLSITESTWGGREELVDTTGIIDYGSLMYITLQRAKTAREAIKVMTSLVKKYGYYSSGETFSIADPNEVWVMDMIGKGPGRRGAVWVAVRIPDDCIAGHANQARIHKFPLEDKDNCIYSPDVISFAREQGYFDGLNKDFSFAKTYAPADFGALRACEARVWSFFRKYSEDMDRYLPYLNGTSEEPFPLYIKPNRKLTVQDMKDAMRDHFEGTPFDMSQDVGAGPFKVPYRYRPMSFEVDGKHYCMERATATQQTGFTLVAQMRNWLPDPIGGVLWFGVDDANTCVYIPIYCSLTHVPECFSPANGNLLKFSWTSAFWIHNWVANMAYNRYDRMIGDIRNVQTDLEESFNKSQAAVDKAAVELYKNSPEDAVRYLTDYSISQAQNSTARWKELGEYLMVKFLDGNVKREENGKFQENGYGLPANPLFPGYSEDYYRAIVKQTGDKFLETVK; this is encoded by the coding sequence ATGAAAAAAAATCTTATTACGGCCCTTGCGGCGCTATTATTACCCGGGGTGCCGGTGTTTGCATGTACGGGATTTTTAGCCGGAAAACAGGCTACAGAAGACGGAAGTACGATGATAACCTATTCAGCCGATTCGCATACATTGTATGGTTCTCTGACTACATATCCGGCTGCAGTTTACCCTAAAGGTTCTATGCTGGACATATATGAGTGGGATACGAATAAATACCTGGGACAAATAGAACAAGTGGAACAGACTTATTCGGTCGTAGGACATATGAATGAACATCAGTTGTCAATTACCGAGTCTACCTGGGGCGGCCGGGAAGAACTGGTTGATACGACCGGAATTATTGATTACGGCAGTTTGATGTACATAACGTTACAACGAGCCAAAACAGCAAGAGAAGCGATAAAAGTGATGACCTCGCTGGTGAAAAAGTATGGGTATTATAGTAGTGGGGAAACTTTTTCTATTGCCGATCCCAATGAAGTTTGGGTCATGGATATGATTGGGAAAGGTCCCGGGCGAAGAGGAGCCGTGTGGGTAGCCGTTCGTATTCCTGACGATTGTATAGCCGGGCACGCCAATCAGGCTCGTATTCATAAATTTCCTTTAGAAGATAAAGATAACTGTATCTATTCGCCGGATGTTATATCGTTTGCCCGTGAACAAGGATATTTTGACGGACTGAACAAAGATTTTAGCTTTGCTAAAACTTATGCACCTGCCGACTTTGGAGCATTACGTGCTTGTGAAGCACGCGTATGGAGTTTCTTTCGTAAATACAGTGAAGATATGGACCGTTATCTTCCGTATCTGAACGGTACTTCAGAGGAACCTTTTCCCCTTTATATAAAACCTAATCGTAAATTAACTGTACAAGATATGAAGGACGCCATGCGCGACCACTTTGAAGGTACGCCTTTCGATATGAGCCAAGACGTGGGAGCCGGCCCCTTCAAAGTGCCGTACAGGTATCGCCCCATGTCTTTTGAAGTAGATGGAAAACATTATTGCATGGAACGTGCGACAGCTACTCAACAAACGGGCTTTACTTTGGTTGCACAAATGAGAAACTGGTTGCCCGACCCTATAGGAGGAGTTCTCTGGTTCGGTGTCGATGATGCGAATACTTGTGTATATATACCTATATATTGCAGCCTTACTCACGTACCCGAATGTTTCAGTCCGGCTAATGGCAATCTGTTGAAATTTTCATGGACTTCGGCTTTCTGGATACATAACTGGGTTGCCAATATGGCATATAATCGGTATGACAGGATGATAGGAGACATACGCAATGTACAGACCGATCTGGAAGAAAGTTTTAATAAAAGTCAGGCAGCTGTAGATAAAGCTGCTGTGGAATTATACAAAAATTCACCGGAAGATGCGGTACGTTATCTCACCGATTATAGTATATCGCAGGCACAGAATAGCACAGCCCGCTGGAAAGAATTGGGAGAGTATTTGATGGTTAAGTTCTTGGACGGTAATGTTAAACGAGAAGAAAACGGAAAATTCCAGGAGAATGGATACGGGTTGCCCGCAAATCCTCTTTTTCCGGGTTATTCCGAAGATTATTACCGGGCTATTGTAAAGCAAACCGGTGATAAATTCCTGGAAACTGTTAAATAA